ATAGAAAAAGTAACATGAATTTGAGCACCAAACAATAACATAGATATCCAAATATCATATCATATGCAACAATGTTGCAATCAGTTCAATCAATTCGAGCAATTCTACATTCATTCTTCATGCTACTTATACGACGACGGAGTGTACTTAGCCGGTTCAATCCCCTTGTTCTTCCTCGAAGATAGACTCTTGTACACTTTGCTCACGAGCTTCCCAACCCCGCTGCGTGATGAACCCTCCGCAGCTGGACGAGGTTAGACATGGATGCTATGAACAACGTCTTCTTCCTCATGTGCCTCGACAATGttgtcatcttcttcttcatcatcgtcCTCTTCTTCAGCTTGTACAGGAGGCATGACCTGATAATTCTGGAAGAATGAATCGACCGACGCTCGGGCACCACTCCATTGCGGCACGTCTTGGCTTTGTGAATATGGGCGACGATTCCAATCGGGCTCAGGATGGCTTGGAGAATGCAGTGGACGGTCCCACTGAGACTGAGACTCATGCGTCGGGTGTGAATACCACTGGGGTGGGTCATGCTCTTGATACTACGCCTCTGGTGCTACATAATCGGGAGGCGCCTGAGACATCCTAAACTGCTTTGTGTAGCCGTGTCCCCCAGTCCGAACACCACGCGCTCCATGACGCCGTGGAACTACTTCTTCTTGATACGGCACGACCACATCCTGATGTTGAGAAGCGGGGTACTCCATGACATCACCGTTGTTGGTATGTTCGAGGGTAGTCCTAACAATTTCTCGAATCTGTCGCACTCGGGGGGTCCATTTCGTCTTCCGTAGTTAAATGGAAAACTTGCTGAAAAGCCTCAACCTAGACAAAAAATGATACCAATATCAATAAGAAACAATCTATATCACATGAAAGCATATAgtttaatataacaaacttaCAAATAGTCGCATCGAAGCAGCCGACTCATTCATCCCAGCAGTGGCTCGTGCCCCAGGCCGAGTCATGTACGTCACGGTAATTCTGTTATACCACGCCATATAACCCGGGCTCATGGGAATATCCAAGGACATCGGTGCGGCGTATTCGGCAGCTTGGAACCTTTCGTACCTCATGTCCCACTCCCCAATGTAGAACTGATGCGTGTTTGCCCAGTTGTTGCCCTTCTTACCACGCCGATCATTTTTGCCTAAATGATCGGCGTTCCTTAGCATCCTGTCTACATTCTGCGGTATATCCTGATACCGATTGAACTGTCGGCGCACTCGTCCAGGCTCATGGGCCTCGACATAGGCCCAACATACCAAGTAGGTCTCGCACAGAGAGCATCCAGTCACATTATTGCAGTAGTCAGGCAGTATGCAATGTGCGTATGGCGTCCAGATAAACTACAAAACATCAATGCAAATGTCACATTAATTCCGTAATAAGTTCTTAAATGAAGTCTAAACCGAATATTCACCTGGTCAGGTCTAATCACAGATATTTGGTCACGATAATGCTCAACCGAGTGTCTAGGAGCATTTCCTATCTGCGTTGTTCCTTTCCACCTGTACATAAAATTGATGTAAGCAAATAAcccaatataaattaataaataaatatttagataTATAGCTGGCGCCACATGGTGTATATGGCTCGTGCACAACTGGTCCAATGAACGCAGGTctcaatgtgggcattctttcccacgcccatagctgcagaagcatcataggcccgcccaactcttttctcttatccatggaagcctcgcacagataatgataaaggtaggccaatgccgcacttccccaactaatattcttcacctcttccggatccccaagcccattcaaccacataaatgGCACCTTACACCCCGTGGTGTCCGGTAGAATGAGACCTCCTAATAAAATTAGGGCATGGATACGTGCCCTTTAGATGTATACGTACATAGGTAGGTCATCACCCAGAGGCATCCTTGTCTGGTTGATCAGTGCGGTCATCAGCAAACCGCCTTGCTTTGTCTCTGTGGAAGTAtctggtatccatcccaacagatCGCGGCACTTGCTGGTCCAGTCTGGAAAGTTGTCATGTTAGTCACGCCCTGTGAAAACGCGACCATCCGCCCTCAAGCCCCAAAtggcttgcacatcttccaaggtgATCGTCGCCTCATCGATCGGTAGATGGAAAGTGTGCGTCTCCGGTCTCCAACGCTCAATCAACGCCGTGATCAGTTCGTTGTCCACCTTCATGGGCTTCCCACAATCGatcacgcctttgaaaccaaagaCGTCCAGCCAATATCTAACATTCTCGTGAATTTCGACGTCCCAAGTCTTGCTTTCTGTCCTTCGGACTTTAAATACTTGGGTTGTGCCCTCTTTCATGAGTTTATGTGAAATGTGATGTTTCTGCAAATTTAGCAAGGACGGGTCTTCGGGTCCATATAATAATTGTCCACTAGAACTTGAAGTCTCCATCTAATCTAAGTACATATTCAcgaaacaacaattacaaactaACA
This sequence is a window from Salvia splendens isolate huo1 chromosome 5, SspV2, whole genome shotgun sequence. Protein-coding genes within it:
- the LOC121804638 gene encoding serine/threonine-protein phosphatase 7 long form homolog, coding for MYRWKGTTQIGNAPRHSVEHYRDQISVIRPDQFIWTPYAHCILPDYCNNVTGCSLCETYLVCWAYVEAHEPGRVRRQFNRYQDIPQNVDRMLRNADHLGKNDRRGKKGNNWANTHQFYIGEWDMRYERFQAAEYAAPMSLDIPMSPGYMAWYNRITVTYMTRPGARATAGMNESAASMRLFVEAFQQVFHLTTEDEMDPPSATDSRNC